Proteins encoded within one genomic window of Pirellulales bacterium:
- a CDS encoding PIN domain-containing protein, with translation MIFVDTSAWFARFVADDPDHARVAKWFEANDERLVTSDYCIDETLTLLIARKRPRLALQVGQQLFAQAICSIHFLTSDIINRAWILFQQQAASRWSFTDCTSKVVIDELGIRAAVASDVHFRAFGIVVLP, from the coding sequence ATGATCTTCGTCGATACCAGTGCCTGGTTCGCGCGCTTCGTGGCTGATGATCCTGACCATGCCCGCGTCGCGAAATGGTTCGAGGCGAACGACGAGCGGCTCGTTACGTCCGATTACTGCATCGACGAGACGCTCACGCTGCTGATTGCCAGGAAGCGCCCGAGACTTGCGCTGCAAGTCGGGCAGCAACTGTTTGCCCAAGCCATCTGTAGTATTCATTTTCTTACGTCCGACATCATTAATCGTGCTTGGATACTCTTCCAGCAGCAAGCGGCCTCCCGCTGGAGCTTCACGGACTGCACGAGCAAAGTTGTGATCGATGAGCTTGGCATTCGAGCTGCCGTTGCGTCGGACGTTCATTTTCGGGCTTTTGGAATCGTGGTCTTGCCTTGA